In Paenibacillus stellifer, the DNA window GAATCGATTCAAGGCTGGTTCGAATCCCGGCATGACTGGAACATTCCGTCGCAGTGGATCTCCCAGTCTCCGGGGATTGTGACGACGCTGAGCCTTGCAGTCGATCTGTTCAGCGAGCCGGGAGCCGAGGTGATTCTTCAGTCTCCGGTCTACTACCCGTTCTATGATGTGATCAAACTGAACGGACGCAAGGTAGCCGACAACCCGCTCGTCATCCGGAACGGCCGTTATGAGATGGATTACGAGCAGCTGGAAGGACTGATGAAGAACGGCGCCAAGCTGCTGCTGCTGTGCAGCCCCCACAATCCGGGAGGCCGGGTATGGGAGCGCGAGGAGCTGCTTCGTCTGGGCGAGCTCTGCCTGCAGTACGGTGTGACCGTTGTCTCCGACGAGATTCACTGTGATCTGGCGCTGCCTGGCCACCGTCATATTCCATTCGCATCTCTGTCCAAGGAAATATCGGATATCACACTGATGGCGCTCGCCCCCACGAAGACATTCAATCTGCCCGGCATTCATTCCTCATTCATTGTGGCCTCCAATCCCGAGTTGAAGCGCAAATTTGAGGCGCGGATCAAGACACTGAGCTTGCATATGGCCAGCTATTTCGCTCAGGATGCCGTCGAGGCGGCCTACCGCGAAGGCGGAGAATGGCTGGATGAATTGATCGCGTATCTGAATGCCAATATCGAATATGCAGTTGATTATCTGGCTCAGCATCTGCCTCAAGTCAAGCCGATGAAGCCTGAAGCTACCTATCTGTTATGGGTGGATTGCCGGGCTCTCGGCCTGGACGGTGCAGGATTGAAGAAACTGATGTACCGTGAAGCAGGGGTCGCGTTCAACGAAGGCTCGGTATATGGCAGCGCGGGAGAAGGCTACTTGCGGATCAATGTGGCCTGCCCGAGATCCATTCTGAAAGAGGCGCTGGAGCGCTTCTGCAAGGCGGCCGGGACTTACGTGAAATAAGGGATAAGGATAAGGGAAATCCCCGGCCGGGTTTCGGCTGCGGTTATCGAAAGGCATTCGGCCCGTCAAGAGCCGGATGCCCTTTGCGTATATCGGGAATGATCTGAGATTAAGTAACGGGAAGAGAAGGAGAGGAGCTTATAACATGGCGTTGGCGTTGCAAGCGGTATCCGATCTGCAAAATCTGCTGCATGAAGTCCCGCGAAGATTTCGGCAGTTTGGCGATGAGGAAGTGAAGAAGCCCCGCGCTGAGGGCAAATGGTCGCGCCTTCAAGTATTGGGGCATGTGTGCGATTCCGCCATTAACAATCTCAATCGCTTCGTATCGATTCAGGGCCAATCCGAGCCGCTGGTAATAGCCTCTTATAACCAGAACGTCTGGGTAGAAGCCGGGCGATATAACGAAGCGTCTGCCGAAGAGATTCTGGCGCTGTGGGTAAGTCTCAATCAATCGGTGCTGCGCGTGGTGTCCGGCCTGTCTGAAGCGGTTCTGTCGCATCTCTGCCGCCTTCCTGACGGGACCGAGGTTACGCTTGAATGGCTGATCGGGGACTATGTGGACCATCTGAAGCATCATCTGGAGCAGATTTTCCCCGGTGACCGCTGGGATTTGGGAGATTGAAGAGATTAAGGGGTTTGTGACAAAAAACAGCCCGGCCGCTGCGAGCAGGCCGGGCTGTTTGGCATGATTTAGTTCGCTCCCACGTAGGCGGCGAGCAGCTTGGCCGTATTGAGCACGGCCTGCTTATGCGTCCGCTCCATGGAGTGGGAGGCATGGACGCCAGGGCCAATCAGCGCGGCCCGGATGTTCGCTCCGGCGCGCAGAGCGGCGGAAGCATCAGACCCGTAATGCGGGTAGATGTCCACCGCATGGGCGATGCCGAGACCGTGAGCCAGGTCGATAAGCTTGCCCGTCATGACGTAATCGTACGGGCCCGAGGAATCCTTGGCACAGATCGAGACGTCCGTCTCCTTGCAGTTCAGGTCGTCGCCGAGAACGCCCATATCGACGGCGATCAGCTCGCTGATTTCGCCGGGTATCCAGGAGGCGCCGTGCCCGACTTCCTCGTAATTCGAGATGAGCAGCTTCAGATTATGCAGCGGCTTCCAGCCCTCCCGCTTGATGCTCTCCAGCAGGCCGAACAGCGCCGCTACGCTGGCTTTGTCGTCTAGATGGCGGGACTTGATGAAGCCGCTGGGGGTAAAGACCGGCCGCGCTTCGAACGACACGAAATCCCCATGTCCGATGCCGAGCTTCAGCACATCGTCCTTGCTCGTTACGATTTCGTCGATGCGGACCATCATATTCTCTTCCGCCCGCTTGATGTCCCTTGCTTCGGCGGGATAGGCATGGGCGGAAGGACGAGTGGAGAGGATGGTTCCCGTGTAGGTCAAGCCGCTCCGAGTGTGGATCTGACAGTACTCGTTCTCAATGCTGTACATCGTGAACCCTCCTACCGAGGTCAGTCGGAGCGTGCCGTCCGAACGGATTGAACGGACCATTGCCCCGAGCGTATCGACATGGGCGCTCAGTCCGATGGTCCGGGATGGGTCAAGCCCGTCTACGCTCAGGATCAGGCCGCCTTTTTCATTCCAGGACAAGGCGGCGCCTAGCGCGGCAGCTTCTTCGGCCAACAGCTTCAGAATCGTATGGGTGTAGCCGGTCGGGCTCGGCGTTTCCAGCAGCTTCTTGAGAAGCGAGAGCATATAGGTTTCATTGGGTTGAATCGTTAATACAGGCACAATAACAGCCTCCAATCTGGATCTGGGATGAAATCATCTATTGCGTCAGTTGTAGGTGGTCTTGGCATCCGGGGCGAATCCCTCTGCCGGCGGCATCTCGGAAGGAGCCGGATGTGCCGTCTCCAATACGGCAATTCTTCCCTGTGCTTCCGTAAGCTCGGCAGTGAGGGTTTTAATCCTCCGCTGCTGCTTGTACCCCCTGAAGATTCCATAGAAACCGGCGATAATGGCACCGATTAGAGCACAGCCGAGGATAACGAGAATTAGCGGGATTGAGATCAGGCTGAAGCCGAAATTGACCTGCACGGGATCGACATTAATCACGGCAAAGAGTGCAACCAGCAGGGCGAAGACCAGACCCAAAATAATGGACCATTGATTTCTCATATACGAACCTCCTTGAGGGCGGCATTCTCGCAGGCACTATCCTGGAAAAAGCCCATTCTTAAAACCCTTACCCCAATCCGGGGTAAGGGACGCGATCATGACGCCGGTCCGGGCGAACCCGGCCGGACGACAGTATTACTTGGTCAGCTCTTCCATCTGCTCGATTACATTCTCGAAGACGCTCATTGCCTCGCGGATCGGTTCCGGAGACGACATGTCGACGCCCGCTTTTTTCAAAATATTGATCGAGTAGTCGCTGCCGCCGCTCTTCAGGAAGCCTAAGTAGCGGTCGACCGCCGGCTTGCCTTCCTCCAGAATCTGCTTCGAGAAGCTGGTAGCCGCGGAGAAGCCCGTCGCATATTTGTAGACATAGAAGCTGTTGTAGAAATGGGGGATACGGGCCCATTCCATCTCGATGTCTTTATCCACGACCATGTCCTTGCCGTAGTACTGCTCGTTCAGCTTGTAATAGATGGCCGACAGATCCTGCGGCGTGAGCGATTCACCCTTCTCGGCGCGTTCATGCACGATTTTCTCGAACTCGGCGAACATGGTCTGGCGGAACACCGTCGTGCGGAATTGATCGGCATAGTAGGTGAGCAGATACATTTTCTCCTTCTTGTCGGTCGATTTCTCCAGCAGATAGTGCATCAGCAGCGCTTCGTTCGTAG includes these proteins:
- a CDS encoding LapA family protein, yielding MRNQWSIILGLVFALLVALFAVINVDPVQVNFGFSLISIPLILVILGCALIGAIIAGFYGIFRGYKQQRRIKTLTAELTEAQGRIAVLETAHPAPSEMPPAEGFAPDAKTTYN
- a CDS encoding DinB family protein, with the protein product MALALQAVSDLQNLLHEVPRRFRQFGDEEVKKPRAEGKWSRLQVLGHVCDSAINNLNRFVSIQGQSEPLVIASYNQNVWVEAGRYNEASAEEILALWVSLNQSVLRVVSGLSEAVLSHLCRLPDGTEVTLEWLIGDYVDHLKHHLEQIFPGDRWDLGD
- a CDS encoding MalY/PatB family protein, translated to MKYDFDRVLDRTNTHSYKWDQAEKLFGSKDILPLWVADMDFESPPAVKEALVRRAEQGIYGYSISSESYIESIQGWFESRHDWNIPSQWISQSPGIVTTLSLAVDLFSEPGAEVILQSPVYYPFYDVIKLNGRKVADNPLVIRNGRYEMDYEQLEGLMKNGAKLLLLCSPHNPGGRVWEREELLRLGELCLQYGVTVVSDEIHCDLALPGHRHIPFASLSKEISDITLMALAPTKTFNLPGIHSSFIVASNPELKRKFEARIKTLSLHMASYFAQDAVEAAYREGGEWLDELIAYLNANIEYAVDYLAQHLPQVKPMKPEATYLLWVDCRALGLDGAGLKKLMYREAGVAFNEGSVYGSAGEGYLRINVACPRSILKEALERFCKAAGTYVK
- a CDS encoding M42 family metallopeptidase yields the protein MLSLLKKLLETPSPTGYTHTILKLLAEEAAALGAALSWNEKGGLILSVDGLDPSRTIGLSAHVDTLGAMVRSIRSDGTLRLTSVGGFTMYSIENEYCQIHTRSGLTYTGTILSTRPSAHAYPAEARDIKRAEENMMVRIDEIVTSKDDVLKLGIGHGDFVSFEARPVFTPSGFIKSRHLDDKASVAALFGLLESIKREGWKPLHNLKLLISNYEEVGHGASWIPGEISELIAVDMGVLGDDLNCKETDVSICAKDSSGPYDYVMTGKLIDLAHGLGIAHAVDIYPHYGSDASAALRAGANIRAALIGPGVHASHSMERTHKQAVLNTAKLLAAYVGAN